A single Phytohabitans houttuyneae DNA region contains:
- a CDS encoding response regulator transcription factor: protein MRVLVAEDHVVLAGRIAEGLRDAGLAVDVVHDGSAALNAAAITTYDVIVLDRDLPVVHGDQVCRHLAGQGARILMLTAAAGIDERVDGLELGADDYLGKPFAFAELVARVRALGRRAPVGPPILRRGDLVVDRARHRASRGTRPLSLTRKEFGVLELIVAADGQVVSAEELLERVWDANADPFSNVVSVTMTRLRRKLGEPPMIETVVGAGYRI from the coding sequence CGAAGGGCTGCGCGACGCCGGCCTGGCGGTGGACGTGGTCCACGACGGCTCGGCGGCGCTGAACGCCGCCGCGATCACGACGTACGACGTGATCGTGCTCGACCGGGACCTGCCAGTCGTCCATGGCGACCAGGTGTGCCGGCACCTCGCCGGACAGGGCGCCCGCATCCTGATGCTGACCGCCGCCGCCGGCATTGACGAGCGGGTCGACGGGCTCGAACTCGGTGCGGACGACTACCTCGGTAAGCCGTTCGCCTTCGCCGAGCTGGTGGCGCGGGTGCGGGCGCTGGGCCGGCGAGCGCCGGTCGGGCCGCCGATACTGCGCCGCGGTGACCTGGTCGTGGACCGGGCCCGGCACCGGGCGAGCCGCGGTACTCGCCCGCTGTCGTTGACCCGCAAGGAGTTCGGCGTGCTCGAACTGATCGTCGCTGCCGACGGGCAGGTGGTCAGTGCCGAGGAGCTGCTGGAGCGGGTGTGGGACGCGAACGCCGACCCGTTCAGCAACGTCGTGTCGGTGACCATGACCCGGCTGCGGCGCAAGCTTGGTGAACCGCCGATGATAGAGACGGTGGTCGGGGCGGGGTACCGGATATGA